The genomic region CTTGGCTACTGGACCAGGTTTGAAGATCATGTCCAGCTCTGCACCTCCAACTGCTGGTGGTGAAGCTTCTGTTCAAGCCCAAAGCCAGGTCCAACAAGGTCCCCTTGCTTCTGTTGAAGCCCAAATTCAGTCTCAACAAGGCCCTATTGCTTCTGTCTCATCCCGTAATCGATCTCAAGAGGGTCCTATTACTTCTGCATCTCCCCAAAATCCATCCCAGCAAGGTCCTGTTGCTTCAGTCCAAGTCCCAAATCAGTCTCAACAAGGTTCCATGCCTACAAAAACCTCCCCCAGGGGATCATCTGGTTCTACTTTGAAATCTCGGGTTACCTTGAAAAAGGCCCCAGCAAAACCTTTTTCCACCACAGGTTCGATCCTAGATGCCACTGCAGTTGCTGCTGGGGCCCGCATCGGTAGCCCAGAGGCTGCTGCATCACTGCTGAAGGCTGCTCAATCCAAAAATGCAATTCATATTATGACTACTGGTGGCTCTTCTGTTAAACCTGTCATACCAAGTGGAACCTCTTCCCAATATGTTTGTACTGGCTTAACAGCTGAAGCACACTCTTCTCCTGTTACATCTTCTACCTTGCATCCTGGTTCAGTAAAACCTGCAACGCAGAGAGTTGAGCTTACTTCATCTGTTTCTTTGTCAATAAATGCACCAATGCAGCAGTGTAATGCTGTTACATCTGGTACAGCTGTTGAAGTTTCTCCAAAGGAAGATCTAGAGATCAAGGGTTCTGTGTCAGACAGTTTGCCCAAAGAGCAGGTACGGGAAAATAGAGCATATGTTTCAAAAAATGAACGAGGTAAGGAAGTTAAAGATCATAAAGAAGCCTTGACAAACCCAGGATCTGAGTTGAGGAATATCGTGGCTGAAGCTGAACATCCTAACGAGAAATTAATGGTTGACGGCGATCAAGTAGGTGTCAAAGCAAACCCGGTCGAAGAGAGTGTAAATGCCAGTGATAGTAAGGATTGCTTATTGGTTAAGAAAAGCACAACTCAGCCTACAGCTGAAGAGAGTTGCAGGAATCATAGCATGACTGAGATGCCGGCTAAAGCCAGCTCTTTAAGTGATGGATGCGCAAAGAATCTTGAAGTTTTGAGCACAGCAGAAACTGGCCGAGCTACATAGCGAGACATAGCATCTTGTTTATATTAATACATTTATCCATTAAGGTTTTCTATCCTGCCATTTTAGAAAAAATATATTGTAGATTTATTTGGAAAATGGAtctcgtgaaaaagaaagaaattgcATTCCACACCAGTGTTACTCTGGTAGTTGTTGTAGAAGATAATTGTGTACTCTTTTTGTGTCACAAATCATTCATAAGCGGGATTCAATTCAAGACTTCTCCAGCATTTGGATTAAAATAGTTGAAGATATAACAATCTTTTGCCTCATCCCTTTCATACAATTATGTGGTAAATCTTGGAAACATCTGTTACTTGTACACTAGAAACATGAAGGACTAGACTAGAAAGTATCAACCCAAAAGAATTGTGGTGAGAAGTAGCTGTAAGAGGCAAGAGTCTATCCTGAAGGTTCTTTAGGTTCTATTATGTAACTGAGCTGTTTCTGCAATGATTTCTTTGTCTTCCTTCTGTTCTTAAACTTTATTCCGAATAAGAAAGATTGCATAGGAACTCGAGGCTGCCAGGATTTTGACTGGAATTGTGAAGATGTTGAGGAGCTGAGTTCTTTCTCCAAATCTGCTGTTATTTTCTCGACTTCCTGCTTGAGTTGCCCCGCACGAGTGAAGCCTGCATTCAGTTCATTGCCAACTTTTTTGATTTCCTGTTTCATGTTGAGAACCTCACCTTGAAACTTGGCAGCCTGATATTCACTGATCCCAGTTTCTCTACCACGGTTGGTCGCATTGGTAACTCTTGCTATCTCATCTTGGAAGTTGCACAACGAGAAATGTCTATCTTGGACTTCGTCTTTCAACACTTCATTGTTTTCCAACCATAATGTTAATTCAGTTTTTATTTCTCTCAAGTGAGAAAAGATGGGGCACACTTCCGATTTCATCTTCCCTCCGCTTCCTTCTTGATGAATCTTTTCTCTCAACTTTGATAACTCTGCTTTCAAGTCCTTGACTGAAGTTTGATATTTCTGTATCTGATGAATTGATGTGCTGAACCTCAACCAGAACACCAGGTTTTCCTCCAACAAGTCATCGATACCTAATCTGATTTTATCTTCTATTTCTGAAACAGCATCGGATTTTATCTGTTCTCCCATTTTCTTTGCAGATTCTTTGAATCTTCCTTGTGCAGTTTGTTCAACTACTGTTTCATCGGCTTCCTCATCTATTGGCGATGGATGAATGAACTCTGTTAGGTTAGATTCTGGGCTTGTGCTTCTCTGGGTTCCTTCATGTTCTACCGACTCTCCATCCTTGTTATATTCAACAACAGAACATAATCTTTGACGTAATGAATGAATCTCTTGATCTCTCACGACAACTGCATACTTGAGTTCCTTTATCTGCAATGCCATTTGAAAGAAACCGTCGCGGTTTTTCTTGTCTACATCATTAAGCTTCTTTCTTAGCTCCTTATAATTCTTAAGTACAGATGAGTACTCGTCTCGTAAAATCTTTTCCCTGTCATCCTGTCCTTTCAAGTATAGTTGCCTCCAGTTTGGTTGCTCTTCTTCATCGCTCTCGAGTTCCTCCAGCTCAGTATCAGGGACAATGCTCTCCGTCTCGGGAAAGTATTCCTTCTCAGCTTTGTTTGTACCCTCCAGTTCCTGACCCTTTTCCGAATCACCATCAGCCTTATTATAGCTTGATTCAACATCAACATTGTTTTCTCCTTCAGCTGAAACATTTTTGTCCTCT from Gossypium arboreum isolate Shixiya-1 chromosome 1, ASM2569848v2, whole genome shotgun sequence harbors:
- the LOC108483596 gene encoding uncharacterized protein LOC108483596: MIQNTKKQRKGSISEEDISTLLQRYTATTVLALLQEVAQFPGVKLDWNALIKKTSTGISNAREYQMLWRHLAYRDVLLEKLEDGAAPLDDDSDLEYELEPCPSVSSETSAEAAACVKVLIASGLPNDSSLANSSMVDAPLTINIPNARSFRVSSENLQPTCSMPGTNITVPVSVQKKILPSVTLAETMEGNGPAGANLPARRKRKPWSEAEDLELIAAVQKCGVGNWANILRGDFKGDRTASQLAQRWTVIKKRCGNLNVEGNSAIPQLSEAQLATRSALSLALDMPDKNLTAACTNNPGLKIMSSSAPPTAGGEASVQAQSQVQQGPLASVEAQIQSQQGPIASVSSRNRSQEGPITSASPQNPSQQGPVASVQVPNQSQQGSMPTKTSPRGSSGSTLKSRVTLKKAPAKPFSTTGSILDATAVAAGARIGSPEAAASLLKAAQSKNAIHIMTTGGSSVKPVIPSGTSSQYVCTGLTAEAHSSPVTSSTLHPGSVKPATQRVELTSSVSLSINAPMQQCNAVTSGTAVEVSPKEDLEIKGSVSDSLPKEQVRENRAYVSKNERGKEVKDHKEALTNPGSELRNIVAEAEHPNEKLMVDGDQVGVKANPVEESVNASDSKDCLLVKKSTTQPTAEESCRNHSMTEMPAKASSLSDGCAKNLEVLSTAETGRAT